From Actinomycetota bacterium, the proteins below share one genomic window:
- a CDS encoding RNA polymerase sigma factor, which yields MGIDGSDAEMIEASWSDPSRFGDVFRRHHGAVYGYVVRTLGYPEGPDVAAKVFVEAFESRHRYDVSHPSARPWLLGIAAHLVADHYRRRERGRRATLRLGNPTTVPDFADEAARRVDADAAHGVIRGALGQLRREEAEVVSLYALAGLSYGEIAEATGVAVGTVKSRLSRARGRLRNLLGDFDENSDET from the coding sequence ATGGGTATCGATGGTTCTGACGCGGAGATGATTGAGGCTTCGTGGTCTGACCCGTCACGGTTCGGTGACGTGTTTCGTCGCCACCACGGGGCGGTGTATGGATATGTGGTGAGGACGCTCGGGTATCCAGAAGGGCCGGATGTGGCCGCGAAGGTGTTCGTGGAGGCGTTCGAGTCCCGACACCGCTACGACGTGTCGCATCCGAGTGCCCGGCCGTGGTTGTTGGGGATCGCGGCGCATCTGGTCGCCGACCATTACCGGCGTAGGGAGCGTGGTCGCCGGGCAACGCTTCGTCTGGGGAATCCGACAACCGTGCCGGACTTCGCCGACGAGGCCGCCAGGAGGGTCGACGCCGATGCGGCTCATGGGGTGATCCGTGGGGCGCTCGGGCAGCTTCGCCGGGAGGAGGCCGAGGTGGTGTCGCTTTACGCGTTGGCGGGTCTGTCGTATGGGGAGATCGCCGAGGCGACCGGGGTTGCGGTGGGCACGGTGAAGTCTCGTCTCAGCCGTGCCAGGGGCCGGCTTCGGAACCTTTTGGGCGACTTCGACGAAAACAGTGATGAGACGTGA